One Osmerus mordax isolate fOsmMor3 chromosome 16, fOsmMor3.pri, whole genome shotgun sequence genomic window carries:
- the basp1 gene encoding brain acid soluble protein 1 homolog — MGGKLSKKKKGYNVNDEKAKDKDAKAEGASAEESEAPKDAKDEAPVATENAEVANDTAAKEAPAATDATVTKEEDKNAAPAAKEPEKPTANAEAKAEAPKTAEPKAEEKPAAPAPAKEAAPAPAAKEPEVKAQAPAPPAAQAESKGEADAKKTEAPVAPAAKTEAAPAAASPEPKPTEAAPVPAKEAAAAPVKEAPAPSSTPAAEPAAPVKEANATEAPVPSKDQTVAVQD, encoded by the coding sequence ATGGGAGGCAAGCTCAGCAAAAAGAAGAAGGGATACAATGTAAACGACGAGAAGGCCAAAGACAAGGATGCCAAGgcggagggcgcctcggccgaGGAGAGTGAAGCCCCCAAAGACGCCAAGGACGAAGCTCCTGTCGCCACGGAGAACGCCGAGGTAGCGAACGACACCGCCGCCAAGGAGGCGCCCGCGGCGACGGACGCCACGGTGAccaaggaggaggacaagaacgCCGCCCCCGCCGCCAAGGAACCGGAGAAGCCCACGGCCAACGCCGAGGCCAAAGCGGAGGCGCCCAAGACCGCCGAGCCGAAGGCCGAGGAGAAACCAGCCGCCCCGGCCCCCGCTAAAGAGGCTGCCCCCGCTCCCGCTGCTAAAGAACCAGAGGTGAAGGCCCAGGCGCCCGCTCCACCCGCGGCCCAGGCTGAGAGCAAAGGCGAGGCCGACGCCAAAAAGACTGAGGCCCCCGTGGCTCCAGCAGCCAAAACCGAGGCGGCCCCAGCCGCAGCCTCCCCCGAGCCCAAGCCAACAGAGGCAGCCCCCGTCCCAGCCAAGGAGGCCGCTGCTGCCCCAGTGAAGGAGGCCCCAGCCCCTAGTTCAACACCAGCCGCAGAGCCAGCCGCACCAGTCAAGGAAGCAAATGCCACAGAGGCTCCAGTTCCAAGCAAGGATCAAACCGTAGCAGTTCAAGATTAA